One Candidatus Neomarinimicrobiota bacterium genomic window, AAAGCACAAATAATTCCCAGGTTAATCCAGATATCCACAAGAGTGGAATCTTGCTCCAGTACTATTTTGTATTGATTCAGACCCTCGGTTGTGTCACCGCGCATCAAATACAGATTGGCGACATTGTTCCGTATTTCTGGGTTCAGAGGATCCAGATAGAGAGCCACCTTATAAGCGTGCATGGCATCATTGTAACGACCCACTCTCCTGAGGGCAAAGGCGAGGGCTGCGTGTGACAGAGGATCGTTAGGGAGTGAATGTACGGTATTCTCAAGATGATCGATCTTAGCTTGTGTTGCTCGTACTTGTTCAGCTTCCTCCAAGTACTCAATGGCTTCTTCTTCCCTGCTTAATTGTATCAGGGCTTGAGCAAGATTGTAATGGGAACCGTGATGCCACGGCCATTTCTCCGTAACATAACGCAAGTGATCGACTGCCTCCTCGCTTTGTCCGGTACGAAGCAATAGGGAGGCGTACATGTATCGATACTCCAAGTTCTCTGAATCAAGGTCGAAGGCCTTCTCAGCATGTTGTACAGCCTTTTCAAAGTCACCCTCATCTTCTTCCAGAAATGCAAGACTCAAGTAGGCGGGCGCATATTCGTCATCCAGCTGTAATGCTTGTTGAAAAGCAAGCCTTGCACTGTCTACCTTGCCGAGTTCCACATAGGCGCGCCCCATACCTCTGAGCGGGATTTGTGCCGGGCGGGCATGCAGTTCATTGCGGTAATATTCTATCGCCTGCCGGTACTTCTGTTGGCGAAAGGCATTGTTTCCAAGATTATTCCACACTCCTCTGTAGTCAGGCCGCAGCTTCAGCGCTGTCCGGTATGACGTGTCCGCTTTGCCAAAACGCCCCAATTCTGAGTAGATGCGCCCGCGAAAAAAATGAGCATCTGCTCCATTAATCGCATATTCTTCTGCACTGTCTGCAAGTGCCAGTGCAAGGTGGAATCTATGGTGACGCAATTCTTCCATTCCTTCAAGCAAAAACTTGGCGCTCCCGGGATCCGACGCTAGATGGTCTTCATTTCGATTTGAATGACAGCCTGTCAGGATTAGTATGGTAAAAAACAGTGGCAACTGTAAGGATAGCAGTCCATAATATCTTCCTCGATTGGATCGATTCAACCAACTCATGACATCTATTCAGTATCTGGATTTAAGTTCATAAAAAAGAGATATTTTTGAAGTATTCAGAAATTGTGCAAATCTATCGCGGCAAGTGTCTACCAGTAGAAACCTCATGAAGATTAAGCATGAATTATTCACCACGAAGAACATGAAGGAACACAAAGGTAAAAGAAATAGGTACATAGGAGAAACATATTGCCAGGTAAATGTTTCAACACTGAAAGGCTGGAAGCCTGATCCAAACCTAAATAAAACCATTAGTATAACTTCGCGTTTCTTAGCGGCTGATGAATAGATCAATCAAGTTAGCATTCATTGAGAGGTGATGGTACTCCCAACCGACATTGGATTCCTAACGAGTGAGCCCGATCCTTCCACAAGCTGCACCTCCTGATCCGCCGACACTTCACTGAAGTGCTCCACCAGTCCGGAGGGCCAGTATACCAGAAGGGAATCGACAAAGGTTGCCTCACCAAGGCCAAAGGTTGCTGTTTTCTCCGAGCTCGAGAGAAAACTCGATCCAGTCCGGATCCGCCGTTCCATTCGCTGATCGTTCACCCAAGCTACCAATCGTGAACTGATACCATCGCGGTTGCTTTTGCTGCCTTCCAAACGAACCCTGAGAAAACGATTTCCCGCAGAATTGTTTCGCCAGAGATGCACGGGACCCCCATTCTCAGTTACCATAATATCAAGTTTACCGTTACGGTCAAAATCGGCATAAGCTGCGCCACGACCAACAACGGGTTCAATAAAACCCTCACCGCTCGTACTCGCCACGTCCTCAAAGGTACCATCTCCCTTATTGAGAAAAAGATAGGGTGGCTGTGAATATGAAATACCGTCTTGAGTTAGCTCTATATCGGGCTGTACGTGTCCATTAGCCGTAAAAAGATCGAGATCTCCGTCAAGGTCAACGTCAAAAAGGAAAATACCAAACGTAAGTCTCATTAGACTCGGGCGGCCAATTCTTGATATTGCTGACCGCTCTTCAAACAGTCCCCCTGCTCCATATCTGAAGACCCCAATCATTTCCTTTGAAAAATGACCTACGAAAATGGTTTCTTCACCGCTCTTGTCCACAACACCGGCATCAATACCCATGCCAGCTCTAGCCCTACCGTGTTCATCATAAGCGACCCCAAATAATGCCCCTTTTTCTGTGAACGTACCGTCACCATTGTTCACATACAACAGATCACGCTGCGTATCATTTGCCACCACCAGGTCCACCCAACCATCCCTGTTGAAGTCAAATTCGGTTACACCAAGCGTTTTCCCAGGGGCCGGTAAGAATCCAGCTGTCTCTGTCTCATCCATGAACGTACCATCCCCATTGCTTCGATAATAGCGACCCGGAACACCGATGTAAAGTTCCGGCGTACAATAATCCTTGTTCACACCATCGAGTGTACACAGAAGGTCATTTTCCGGTGACCATTCCACATAATTGCCCACGTAAAGATCCACCCAGCCGTCCCGATCAGCGTCGAAAAAGATAGCGGAGGTACCCCATGAAGGTTCGCCAGAGCTTCCCGAAATCTCGCCCACCTCAAAAAATACGCCCTTCTCGTTACGAAACAACATGTTCCGGCTGAGCGTGGTAAAATAGAAATCCTGATCTCCGTCATTGTCGTAATCGGCCACGGTTACACCAAAACCATAAGCGGAAATACCGCCCAACCCAGCCTCTTCAGTTTTTAGTGTGAAAGTACCGTCTCCATTATTATGGTAGAGCCATAATGCCGGAACATGTTTAGTCTCATGGGAGGGCCATTCTCCCCCTCCTACAAGAAGGATGTCTGGCCAGTTGTCATTATCGTAATCGATAAAACCACCTCCCGAACCCATTGATTCAGGAAACAATTTTCCCCCGAATGCACCCGTTTCGTGCCGAAAATCGCCTAGTCCGGCTTCTCTCGTTACATCAATAAAAGTGAGTTTGTCTCGTTTCACTTGTGCAGGTTCTGATTCCGTGCACGAAAACCAGAGACCTGATGCCACAATGAACCACACGTGAACCAGACGGATCCACCTGT contains:
- a CDS encoding tetratricopeptide repeat protein; this encodes MEELRHHRFHLALALADSAEEYAINGADAHFFRGRIYSELGRFGKADTSYRTALKLRPDYRGVWNNLGNNAFRQQKYRQAIEYYRNELHARPAQIPLRGMGRAYVELGKVDSARLAFQQALQLDDEYAPAYLSLAFLEEDEGDFEKAVQHAEKAFDLDSENLEYRYMYASLLLRTGQSEEAVDHLRYVTEKWPWHHGSHYNLAQALIQLSREEEAIEYLEEAEQVRATQAKIDHLENTVHSLPNDPLSHAALAFALRRVGRYNDAMHAYKVALYLDPLNPEIRNNVANLYLMRGDTTEGLNQYKIVLEQDSTLVDIWINLGIICALSNEKEMAQQAWQNALKYDPDNPMAQAYLSKLSGTPSGGPK
- a CDS encoding CRTAC1 family protein is translated as MKRDKLTFIDVTREAGLGDFRHETGAFGGKLFPESMGSGGGFIDYDNDNWPDILLVGGGEWPSHETKHVPALWLYHNNGDGTFTLKTEEAGLGGISAYGFGVTVADYDNDGDQDFYFTTLSRNMLFRNEKGVFFEVGEISGSSGEPSWGTSAIFFDADRDGWVDLYVGNYVEWSPENDLLCTLDGVNKDYCTPELYIGVPGRYYRSNGDGTFMDETETAGFLPAPGKTLGVTEFDFNRDGWVDLVVANDTQRDLLYVNNGDGTFTEKGALFGVAYDEHGRARAGMGIDAGVVDKSGEETIFVGHFSKEMIGVFRYGAGGLFEERSAISRIGRPSLMRLTFGIFLFDVDLDGDLDLFTANGHVQPDIELTQDGISYSQPPYLFLNKGDGTFEDVASTSGEGFIEPVVGRGAAYADFDRNGKLDIMVTENGGPVHLWRNNSAGNRFLRVRLEGSKSNRDGISSRLVAWVNDQRMERRIRTGSSFLSSSEKTATFGLGEATFVDSLLVYWPSGLVEHFSEVSADQEVQLVEGSGSLVRNPMSVGSTITSQ